The Chryseobacterium sp. G0186 genome includes the window AGGCTCAGAAAACAAAGGAATGGCAGACAAGATACTTTCTGGAATTTTCTAAGGATAATGAAAAGCTGCTTAAAAAGGCTACTCAATTATTGAAAATTTAAAAAACTATATCTCTACAAAAAATGGCTGTACTACAATGTACAGCCATTTCTATTTATTTTAAATCTTTATTTTTTTATAGATTTTTGTTGTCTTCCAACAGTTCTCTTGCCTGATATTCCTGCACAAGATCAATCGCATTGGAAATAACATCGCTTAAAGCCGTGATAAATGTTCCTTCCTCAGCCATTCCGATAGCATGCTTTAAAGCTTCAATTTCTTTAGGAATAATCTCATAGCTAACGTCCTTACCTGCTTCATTAATTCCGTCAATGATCAATCCGTTGATTTCTTCCTCAGTTCTTCCACGAAGGTGTTTTTCATTTCGGATGATAATATAATCGAACATTCTGCCGGCAATTTTACCACATTCTTTAATGTCACTATCCCTTCTGTCTCCAACACCGGAAATAATTCCTATTTTCTTTGTAGACTCAACGTTTTTCAGATAGTCTTCAATGGCTTCATAGCCTGAGGGGTTGTGAGCAAAGTCAATCAGAACCTTAAAGTTTTTGAATTTAAAAACATTTAATCTTCCCGGAGTAAGCTGAGCACTCGGAATAAAAGTCCTTAAAGAGTTGGAAATATCTTCAATTCCAAAACCATGAAGATAACTTGCCAAACTGGCTGCCAGTACATTTTCGATCATAAATCTCGCTTTCCCTTCCATGGTAATCGGGAAATCTTTCGCTTTTCCGATTCTGATCTTCCAGTCTCCTTTTTTAATGGTTACAAATCCTTCTTCATACACACAGGTAATTCTTCCTTCTTTGGCAAATTTTACAATGTGCGGATTATTTTCGTCCATACTGAAAATAGCAACATTACAATCCAGATCATTCAAAATCTTCATGGAATATTCATTGTCTGCGTTCAGTACGCTCCAGCCTGTTTTCTTTACACTGTCCAGCACCACTCTCTTTACCTTGGTAAGGTCTTTTAAGTTATGAATATCATTCATTCCTAAGTGATCTTCCTCAATATTGGTCAATACACCAATATCACATTGTGAAAACCCTAGTCCTGAACGTAGAATTCCTCCTCTTGCAGTTTCCAGAACAGCAAATTCTACAGTAGGATCTTTTAATATGAATTCTGCAGAAATTGGACCTGTAGTATCTCCTTTTGAGAGCATGGTATTCTGAATATAGATTCCATCTGAGGTGGTAAATCCTACTCTATACCCGTTACTTTTTACAATATGTGAGATAAGTCTTGTTGTAGTTGTCTTTCCGTTGGTTCCTGTAACAGCAATAATTGGAATGGTAAAAGGTTTCCCCTGCGGATAAAGCATATCTACAACAGGAGCCGCAACATTCCTTGGAAGTCCCTCACTTGGAGCCAGATGCATCCTGAATCCCGGAGCTGCATTAACTTCTATAATAGCTCCTCCACTTTCCTTTAAAGGCTGGGTAAGGTTTTCAGCCATAATATCAATACCGCAGACATCCAATCCAATAATCTTGGAAATTCTTTCTGCCATCGTAATGTTTTCAGGATGTACCATATCGGTAACATCAATGGATGTCCCCCCCGTTGAAAGATTAGCCGTTGACTTCAGATACACCACTTCTCCTCTTTGAGGAACCGTTTCCAATGTATATTGTAACTTCTCCAGCAGTTCTGTGGTATCCTTATCTACTTCAATCTCGGTAAGTACATTTTCATGACCATAACCTCGCCTCGGATCTGTATTTTCCTTATCTATAAGCTGTTGGATATTCAATTCTCCATCACCTACAATATGAGCAGGAACTCTCCTTGCAGCAGCAACCATTTTATTGTCAATTACCAATACCCTGAAATCATATCCGGTAATGTATTTTTCAACAATTACTTTTCTGGAATATTTCTGGGCATGTTCCAATCCTATTTTAGCAGAATCCCAGTCATTGACATTAATAGATGAGCCTTTCCCGTGGTTTCCATCCAATGGTTTTAAAACAATGGGATAGCCTATTTTTTTGATAACACTCGTCAAATCTTCTTCATCTACCACCAGATCTCCAATGGGAACCGGAATGGCAGCATCATGCAGCATTCTTTTGGTTAATTCTTTATTACAGGCAATATCCACCGCAATAGAACTTGTTTTTCCGGTGATGGTAGCCTGAAAACGCTGTTGATTTACTCCATATCCAAGCTGTACAAGGGAGTTTGTTCCCAATCGGATCCAGGGGATCTTTCGGGAGACCGCCTCTTCTACGATACTTCCTGTAGAAGGTCCTAAACGAACACGTTCCCTGATTTCCTTTAATTTGTGAATGCAGGCATTCAGATCATAATCTGTTCCGTCAATTAATGATTGAGCAATCTTTACTGCTTCTTCAGCAGCATAAATTCCCACATTTTCTTCAAGATAGTTGAATACTACATTATACACTCCCGGAGTTCTTGTCTCCCGGGTTCTTCCAAACCCCACATCCATTCCTGCCAGGGTTTGTATTTCCAAGGCAATATGCTCAATGACATGTCCCATCCAGGTTCCTGTTTCCACTCTATGGAAAAAACCACCTTCCACTCCTTCTGAGCATCTGTGGGTGATCAATGACGGGATCAATTTTTCAATTCTTTCCCTGAATCCTTCAATCTTATTGGTAGGATAATTCTCCATTTCCTCAAGGTCCAACCTCATCTGTATCAGTTTCTTTCGTCTGATACTCCAGATATTAGGACCACGTAGTGCCTGAATCTTTTCGATTTTCATAGTCTATTGGCATTTTAACAGTTAATAATAACTCTTTTCAAAATCAAATATAATATAAAACCCTAAACAAAACTACACTAGAATTGAAGATTTACTAAAAAAGAAATAATTTTTATTAACATTCCTAAAACATTAAAAATCAACTAAAGATGGCACGAATTTCGCCAAAGAATGTTAATTATTTTTTAATTTTGTACCATGACAAAACCTGTTGGAAAATTAATAGTTATCGGAGGAGCTGTAAACAAGGGAAGTTTTGCAGAAACCGATTATGATCAGAATATCGAAAAGAATCTTAACTTTTTTGAGCGTGGGATCCTGCGAAAGATCATTAACGAATCAAAGCACAAAGAAAATTCTGTTATTGAGATCGTAACCACGGCCTCTCAAATTCCTCAGATCGTAGGTTCTGAATATAAAAAGGCTTTTGAGTTTCTGGGGGTTAAAAATGTAAATGTTCTTGATATTCATAACCGTGAAGAAGCCAACTCTGATGCCATGGTAGCAAGAGCTAATGCAGCTGATGTAATGATGTTCACCGGTGGAGATCAATTAAGACTGACTTCCATTTTAGGAGGAACAAGATTTCATGATACAATCTTATTAAAATATCAGGAACAGGACTTTATTTATTCCGGAACCTCCGCAGGAGCAGCAGCCGCCTCTGAAAATATGATTTATCAGGGAAGCAGTTCTGAAGCGCTTCTAAAAGGGGAAATCAAAACCACACAGGGATTGGGTCTTATCGATAATGTAATCATCGATACTCACTTTGTACAGCGAGGCAGAATCGGACGTCTTTTTCAGGCTGTTGTCAACAATCCGAGAACATTAGGAATCGGGCTTGGGGAAGATACGGGGCTTTTCATTCATAATGATGTGATGACTGCTGTTGGATCAGGTCTTGTTATTTTAGTAGACGGAAGATTCATAAAAGATACTAATCTTACCAACATCAATCTGGGAGAGCCTATTTCTATTGATAATTTAACGGTTCATGTAATGTCTATGAATGATCATTATGATCTTACCACAAAGACACTTACTATTGAGAATTCTCAGTTTAATCCGATTCCTCAGGATAAATAATTTTCAAACTCAATTCAAAAGTAATTCTTATTTTAGTTTTTAAAAAATACTAAATGATAGAAGAAAAAATTGAACGGCTTATCCATCTTCTTTTGGAAGGATATGATGTCAGCAACAAAGAGGAAATTATTTCAAACTGTTCTTTCTGCTACAGAAATCCACATCAATATATCATTAATAATGATGCAGAATGGGTAATTGACAGCAATAAAGATGGAGCATTTGAGTTTTCAGTGACCAACGAACTATTTGATTTTCTGATTCGTGGGGACAAAATAGATGAGGTCCATGAACTCATTGATGAAAGCCTGGATAATCTACTCGGAGATTTCCCGATAGGCATAAAATATGCTCCGGATTATTTTGCATGGCTACAGCCTAAGCTTGATCTGGAAGACCCACCCTTGGAAGTTATTGAGCTTGCAGACAGCTATTCCGATGAACTACAACTGATGATTATTGAAAAACACAATTTGGAAAGTATATCAAAACTCTGTCAGGAATTAATGGTTAATTTTAGAAGAACTACAGAGTTTTATTAACCTTTTTAGACCGATAACAATTTAAAAAGTAAAAAACTAAACTTTATTTATGAAAATCATCATCCACGGCGGTTTTTTCTCTGAAAGTGACCAAAGCCATGAAATAAAGACCGCTAAACAAAACTCTTTAAAGGAAATTGCTCAAAAAGCCTTTGGCTATCTTCAGACTCACTCTGCATTTGACGCAGTAGCCTATGCCGTTTCTTTACTGGAAGACGATCCGTTGTACAATGCCGGGATTGGTTCCCAGATTCAAAGTGACGGGATCATCCGTATGAGTGCTGCCATTATGAATGGAGAAACCCAGAAGCTAAGCGGAGTCATTAATATTCAGGAGGTAAAGAATCCTATTTTTGTTGCCAAAGATCTAATTGGAGAAGATGACAGAGTTTTAGGTGGACAGGGTGCAAAAACATATGCTACAGAACTTGGGTTTGAAAACTTTTCTACAGAAATTCCGCAAAGAAGAGCTGAATACGAAGCTAAGGTGAATAATGGAGGAAAAGGTACGGTAGGCTGCGTTGCTATTGACAGAGATGGAAAACTGGCTGTTGCCACTTCCACGGGTGGAAAGGGTTTTGAAATTCCGGGAAGGATCTCAGATTCTGCCACAGTGGCCGGAAATTATGCCAACGCATTCTGTGCTGTAAGCTGTACCGGTGTGGGGGAAGATATTGTAAGCAATGCTACGGCTACAAAGATTGTAACCAGAGTTACCGATGGAATGAGCCTTGAGAAAGCTTTTAACAAGACCTTCGATGAGCTTAAAACCATAGATGGATTTGCAGGGGCCATCGCTATTGATAAAGAGGGGAATGTTTATCATCAAGATTCTTATCCTACTATGGTCTTTGCCAGTTTTGATGGAGAAAAATTTGAGATCTTCTCTTAATTTTAACATTTTTTTATAATTGTACTTAATTTTTTGGCACGTATTTTACATAAGTAATAGTAACAAATTTTAATATTAATATCTTAAAAATAGAAATCATGGGAAACAAAACAAAAGGCTTATTAGCTTTACTAGGATTAGGTGCTTTAGCTTATTGGAAATATAAAAATTCATCTCCTGAAGATCAGCAGGCTGTGAAAGATAAAATCAATACGGCAAAAGATAATCTTAACAAATGGGGAAATGACCTTAAGGATAAAGCCAACGATGTTGCTTCTCAGGTTCAGAGTAAAGTAGATGAAGCCAAAACAAAGGCTGAAGATTCTTTAAACTAAAAACAGAAAGTAGTTTTTTTAACATTCATATATTAGAAAAAAGTCACCGCAATCATTGTGGTGACTTTTTGATTCATATAACCCTTTCCATACAGCTGTTTCAATACTTAGGTTGTTATTTTCTGCTTAGAAGTAAATTCATGAGAGGAAAAGCATCCAAAAGAGCAGCACGCGAATCTTCCTTTACCGTATTGCAGTCTGACCATTTTATATCTTCATTCATGATGTTAATACATGTATTATTACGCAGATAGTAAACAGCAGAATAATTGATATGTTGATCTTCAGAATCTTCTTTACTGCGAATATTTATTTTTGCCTTGATTAACTTTCTATTCTTGTAATAGAACTGATAGTCATGAATATTGTTGACCATCATTTTATGTTCCAGTTTTATATATTTTGGTTTCCTGGTATTACAAATTAAACTTGTACTCATAACAGGTACATTATTTTTGCCATCACTCATCCCTGTTACAATGGTTTCTTTTTTTACTTCTTTATCCATATCAAGTAATTGACATTGATATTCCACTTCTTTTATATAAGCCTCACTTTTCTTTTGGCTCATACAAGAGAAAATCAGGATTACGGGTAACAATAACAGATAAGTTTTCATGGAAATTTTATTGTCCCAGCAGTTTTTTCTTTTGTTCAATAAATTCTTCCTCGCTTAACACTCCATTCTCCTTCAATCTTCCCAGTTGTTCCAGCTGATCTAAAACACTAGGTTCAGGCTTATTGGGGAAATATTCTTCAGGACGGGACATAAAGTCTCTCACTTTTTCACAAAATAATTCTGCATCATATTTCCCAACTCCGTCAATTTCAACAATATCATCGGATACATGAATATCTATGGATGCCAACATCAGCTCAGCTTCATATTGTATGGAGCTTATCTTACTGTAGGAAAAGTCCTCAACTTTTAATCCATACATAAATTCCTTATCTACAAAAATCAGTCGTCTGTCTGTTGCGACTAAAATAATATGATGGGTAGTCGTTTTATTTCTGCCTTCAACAAGATAGACAATTTTTTCGTCTGCTGATAATATATTGGGTAATTCACGAATTTCTTTTCTGGCAAAAAATGTGGGATTAATATCCAGTTTTTCGAGTTCGTCCTTTATTTGATCCTGTCTTGATCTTGTACTCATTGTATTTGTTTATGGGCCTAAATTACTATTTCTTGGTAAGAAAATAATTTAGTTCAATGAAAATATTAAATTTTAGGGGAAATAACAATGGAAGAATATAAACTGTAGACTTCCCAACCCAGAGTTTCATATAAAAATTTCCCCTCTTCTGTAGCTGCGAGAAAGTTATTGAAAACTCCTTTTGATAGTGCGATTTTTTCCAATTCCTTCATAACGCAAGAACCCAATCCCTTTCTTCTGTGATTCTCTTCTGTCACAATCCTGTCATACACCGCCAAATCCTCTAACAAAACAATATGACCTATGGCAGCCTGCTCTCCATTTTCTGCAATGATCCTTACTGTAAATAGAGAATCATCATGAGTAGATTCCACATAATAACCATCCGGAAGACTTGAATCAGGGATATTCATGGGATGGAAACAGCCCATCATATACCCTTGTGGCTGAAGTTGCCATTTTTCAGGAATATTTTTGATAAAGAGCTCAGGAGAAGCACAAACCTTCAGATAAACCCAAGGTTCATCAATGGTACGGGAAAGCTGGAAAAAATCTTCATCAGGCTCAGAAAATACATACCGTTCTTTTTGTTTTTCATCACCAACTTCAACCCACAATCCTGATCCATACGGAATCGGTAAAGGCACTTTCCTTGATAAAGACCATGCTTGTAGCCATTTTTCTAATAGTTGTTTAGATACTTTATCTTTCATAGCAGAATGTTATTGAAGTTGTTCCAGAAGTTTCATTTTTTGTTCTGTAAATTCAGCATCTGTCAGAATTCCATTCTCTCTTAATTTTCCCAATTTTTCTAACTGCTCAAAAACGTCTTCTGTTGATATAACTTTTGCTGAGTTCGTTTGTTTTTTAGGTTGTACTCCGGGATTTGGATCTGTTTCCTGAGATTTATTGTAGATTCCTTTTATGGTATCATAAAATTTTTCAGCGTCTTCTCTATCGAGATAGCATTCAAACTCTACTACTCTTTCATCCAAATGCAGTTTGATGATTGGGGATTTCGGATCTGTAACAAAACTTACAGACTTAATGGTACCGTTGAGATAATCAATGATTTTCGCAGAGCCAAACATTGATTTCGATACAGATAACATTCTTTTCTGTGTTGCCACTAAGATTCCGGCATCTAATGTCTTCACAAACTGGGCATCTGTGATCGCAATAATTTTTTCATCTTCAGCAATAAGGTTGGGAAGTTCCTTGATTTCACCTCTTGTATAGACGGAAAGATTTGCATTCAGATTTTCAAGTTCCTGTTTTATTTTTTGTTTTCTTCGCTTATAAACGTCTTTGGAGATACTTTGAGGTTCAGAATCTAAAGCCACAGGAAGATTTTCATCTACCAATACAGGCTGATTCTGTTCCGATTTTTTATTTTGTATCATTTCGTTAATATCATCAATGCTGAACTTATTAAGGTTGTACAGCAATTCCTGATTGATATAACTTATTTTATCTAAACATTTATTGCATAAAACACCGCCATCAGAAAGTTTATTTTCCCCCAGAAGCGTATCCATAGACGTTAGTTCTGTTTTACACAATGAACAGTTATTACTCATTTTCTTGTTTTTTATAATTTATCCAGCAGTTTTTTCTTCTGCTCTTCAAATTCTTCACTGGTTAAGATACCATTTTCTTTTAATTCCCCTAGCTTTTCAAGCTTATCAAAGACAGCTTCTGCATCTTCTTTTATGGATTGTTGCCCTTGTTGGTTCAACCTGTTTTGAGGACTGTATATATAGTTTTGTATAGCTTCATAAAAGGTTTTTGCAGCATTTCGGTTTTGGAGTTTAAATTCTGCTTTAATTCCTTCGTTGGTAAATATTTTCAATTCGGAAGAAATCAGACCATAGCTATGCTGTATGGAAACAATCTTATGAAGAGGAAATTCATTTTCCGCTACCTCTCCCAGAGGCACTTTATCTGTAAAAATTACTCTTTGCTCTGTTGATACCAGAATACCATCCAGATTATTGTTTACATATTTTCCCTCTGCAATAGCAATGATTCCCTCATCATTACCCAAAACTGCTGGAAGCTTTTTGACTGCATAATCTGCAAAAATACTGAGTTGAATATGTAAGGCATCAATCTGTTCTTTAATTTCGGTAAGCCTTGTGGTGTCTTCTTTTGTATTCACATTCACCTGTACAGAATGGGAGGATATCACAACCGTTTGGGATTCCACAGATTCTACAAGAGGTATCTCCCGAGTGTCAACTTCCGCGTCTTCTTTATCCGCAATATTTTCTCCCAATACAATATCCCTTATCTGTACCAAACTATAATTAATAAGGTCATACACCAGATCTTTATTAATATTGGTTGCTTTATTCAGACATTTATTGCACAGAATTCCACCGTCTGAAAGTTTATTCTCTCCCAGAATCGTATCCATGGAAGTTAATGGCATTCCACACAAAGCACAATTTGTGTTCATTCTAGTTTTATATTTAATAATTTCAAATCAAAACAGAGATTTTTTATTTGTTCCCCTCTGTATCAACTTAAAGCACAAGTTATGATTTACTTTCAATCCTAATATTGATCTTTGAGCTCTTTTTTTTATTTTTGATTAAAGCCTTTGTAGTAGTTTTGCTTTCTGGGAAGAGAATTCTTCTTCACTTAAAATCCCCATTTCTTTTAGTTTTCCAAGCTTTTCCAATTGTTCAAAAATCACTTCCGGAGATTCTTTCGGAGTATTTGATGAACCTTGTGAAGATGGAGTCAGTGTGCTTTGGTACAATGACTGCGGTTGTCTTGGCTGTTGACTCATTTGTTTTTCAGGCTCATTAAAATAGCCCTTTCCAATAGTACAGAATACTCTTCCATCGCTTTTATTATGCAGCTTAAATTCTGCTACACCACCTCTAGTATTGATCTTCAACACTGAGTACAAAAGGTTTTCAACTTGTTCTATGGATGTAATATCTTGATGGGTAAATTCTCTCTTTATCACTCCTCCCAAGAATTTTTTATCCATGAAAATCACTCTTCTCTGTGTTGAAAAAATGATTCCTTCTCTATTGCTATGAAGATCTATACATTCTGCAATAGCAACCAGTTTTTCATCTCCGTCTAAAACTTTATCCAGTTCATTCACTTCTTCATTGGCCAATACACTTAGTCTGGCATTAAGCGCGACAATCTGATCTTTGATTTCATCAAGTCTGGTAGGAGCATCATATTCAAAGTTGTTGGATCCTGCATATGCAGAGCTGCCAGGATTCTGACTTGCATCAATTTTACTTTTAAGGATCATCCCTGTAATTTCAGCGAAGTAAAACTGATCGAGATTATTGATAAGGTCTCTGTTGACCGTAATTGCTTTATTAAAACATTCCGCACACAAATAACCGCCATCTGCAAGTTTATTCTTTCCTACAAGCATATCTGTAGATGTTAACGGTGTTCCGCATAGTGCACAAATAGTATTCATCTGGTTTTTATGTTTAAAAGTTTTCATTAAAACAGGGTATTCTCGTGACCCTATTTCTCTATATCGACCCTAAATTACAAATTCTGGTTCGTTTTTCACAAAGGTTATAGTTTTTCTAGGAGTTTTTTCTTTTGAATGATAAATTCATCATCCGTGAGAACTCCATTTTCTCTCAGACTGCCAAGCTGTTCCAAAAGTTCCAAAACAGACAATCCTGATTCTTCAGCAACTTGTGTTTCCACATGCCCGAGAACAGTATTTACTGTTTTACAAAATTCTTCAGTAAGACTTGAATCTGTTTTTTCAAATTGAAAGATATATTCTTCCGTATTAATTTTAATGAAAGGTTCTCTATATTCTACCATTGTGATTCTTTCATGAGGAATTACTTCGATATCATCCGTTTCCAGCCCTTTAAAAATCAATCTACTCCCTGTTGAGAGCAATAACGTTGATATTCCATTGTAAAGTCCATCAATAATATGAATTACTTTTTCATCTTCCATCAAAATATCCGGAAGCTGATCAATATATTCTACAGCCCATACCAGTAATCTCGGATTAATATATTGAACCTGGTGTCTTATATTTTGCATTAGTTCTTTATTATAAACGAAATGTAAACTTTTTTATCAACCTGAATTGGTTATATCTCAATAAAAAAAGCCCAAGGTTATTCTTTATAAAAAGCCTTGAGCTGTTTCTCTATTTATAAATTAGTCTTTATTTATCCTAAAAACTCTTCCGAAGAAACTGTTTTCTGTTCCCCGGCTTCAAGATTTTTAAAGGTAACTGTTCCATTTTTAATTTCTTCCTCACCTAAGAAAACAAGGTTCTTAATTCCTTTCTTTTCAGCATAGGTGAATTGCTTATTTATTTTTGCACTTTCAGGATAAAGTTCTGCTGAAATACCTTTTGCTCTTAACTGCATAATCAGCTTTAGTGCCTCTATAGTTCCCTCACCACCGAAATTAGCAAATAAATATTCTGTTTTAGAAGAAGCTTCTTCAGGGAAAAGATTCAACTCCTCCATTACTAGATAGATTCTATCCAATCCGAATGAAATTCCAATTCCCGGAATATTTTTAACTCCAAAAACCTCTGTAAGGTTGTCGTATCTACCACCACCGCCAATGGATCCCATGGCAACTTCATCAGCTTTCACTTCAAAGATCGCTCCTGTATAATAGTCCAGGCCTCTCGCTAACGTAATATTGAAAACAAGATTCTGAATATCAACACCCAAGTTCAGAGATTGTGTAAGAACAAATTCTAATTCTTCAACACCCTGCAATCCAATTTCATTACCAGCAAATTTCTCCTTAAGCTGAAGAAGGTTTTCCAGAGCATCATCAGACTGACTGAATAAGAAGTCCAATTTATCAATAGATTCCTGAGAGATTTCTCTTTCCAGAAGTTCCTTTACAACTCCATCTTTTCCAATTTTATCGAGTTTATCCAAAGCAACTGTAAAATCAATCAGTTTGTCGGTAATTCCAGCATATTCAGCTAATCCGGAAAGGATTTTTCTGTTGTTCATGTGAATGGTTACAGGGACTCTTAAATCAGAGAATGACTTCAAATACAGCTGAACTAAGTCCACTTCCTGCAATAAACTTTCACTTCCTACGATATCAGCATCACATTGATAGAATTCTCTGTATCTCCCTTTTTGCGGTCTGTCAGCTCTCCATACCGGCTGGATCTGGTAACGTTTAAACGGAAAAGTCAGTTTCCCATGATTCATTGCTACGAATCTTGCAAAAGGTACAGTAAGGTCATAACGAAGTGCTTTATCAGTTAGACTTTCTGAGCTGAATGGTTTTTCAAGTGCTCTTTGAAAATCATTCAGCATTTGCGTTTTCTTATCTTCCTTTGCTTCATTAATACTTGAATTCAAAATCTTAAAGATCAAGCGATCACCTTCCTCTCCGTATTTTCCTGTAAGGGTAGAAAGATTTTCAAAGCTTGGAGTTTCCAATGGCTGAAATCCGAATAACTCAAAGTTATTCTGTAAAATATTGATGATATATTTTCTTCTGGAAACTTCCTGTGCTGTAAAATCTCTTGTTCCTTTTGCTAAACTTGGCTTCATTTTATAATTGATAAATGATATTAATAATTAAAATTCTCCTTACCCTAAATATTAAACTACAAGAGTTTCAATAGACTCCATTAAACATTCTACTCTCACTATCACAACTTCATTTCATTTATCATTTGAAATAAGCTTCAGTTTCATCTATGGATAAGTATTGCAAAAATAAGGAATTGCAAGGACTTTACACAGCATAAAAAAGCTGAAAAAGCAATCTTCTCCAGCTTTTGTAATTATATGATCATTAAGTCTAAAAAATCAGACACTTTCAAGGATTTCCAGAATTTCTTCACCATAATTTTCAATCTTATGCTTTCCAAATCCCTTGATATCAAGTAGCTCTTCTTTTTTAGCAGGTTTATACTTTGCTACAGACATCAATTCCTTGTTGCTTGCAATAAAATAGGTAGGTAAATTTTGTTCTCTGGCTTTTTCTGATCTCCAGAGTTTCAGGGCATTCAAAATCTGCTCTTCATCATAGCTTAGAGGATCATCTTCTGCAGAGTATTTAATGATCTTTGGCTCCTTTACTGTATTTTTCACAAGCTTATGTTCTTCAAAATACAAGATAACAGACCAATAACATTCATCATTTACAAAAGCTGTTTCTACTTTTATAATCTCATTGGCTTCCAGAAAATCATCCAGCATCTTTTGATCCTTATAGAGTAATTCTTCGGGAAGTCTTATTTTAAATACTTTCACTTTCATCATCTGTGTTTTTAGAATTATTTACCACCTAATAATAGAATTTCGTCTATACGAATTTCCGTAAT containing:
- a CDS encoding HRDC domain-containing protein, encoding MKVKVFKIRLPEELLYKDQKMLDDFLEANEIIKVETAFVNDECYWSVILYFEEHKLVKNTVKEPKIIKYSAEDDPLSYDEEQILNALKLWRSEKAREQNLPTYFIASNKELMSVAKYKPAKKEELLDIKGFGKHKIENYGEEILEILESV
- a CDS encoding SHOCT domain-containing protein — protein: MQNIRHQVQYINPRLLVWAVEYIDQLPDILMEDEKVIHIIDGLYNGISTLLLSTGSRLIFKGLETDDIEVIPHERITMVEYREPFIKINTEEYIFQFEKTDSSLTEEFCKTVNTVLGHVETQVAEESGLSVLELLEQLGSLRENGVLTDDEFIIQKKKLLEKL
- a CDS encoding SHOCT domain-containing protein, whose product is MNTICALCGTPLTSTDMLVGKNKLADGGYLCAECFNKAITVNRDLINNLDQFYFAEITGMILKSKIDASQNPGSSAYAGSNNFEYDAPTRLDEIKDQIVALNARLSVLANEEVNELDKVLDGDEKLVAIAECIDLHSNREGIIFSTQRRVIFMDKKFLGGVIKREFTHQDITSIEQVENLLYSVLKINTRGGVAEFKLHNKSDGRVFCTIGKGYFNEPEKQMSQQPRQPQSLYQSTLTPSSQGSSNTPKESPEVIFEQLEKLGKLKEMGILSEEEFSSQKAKLLQRL
- the hisS gene encoding histidine--tRNA ligase, whose protein sequence is MKPSLAKGTRDFTAQEVSRRKYIINILQNNFELFGFQPLETPSFENLSTLTGKYGEEGDRLIFKILNSSINEAKEDKKTQMLNDFQRALEKPFSSESLTDKALRYDLTVPFARFVAMNHGKLTFPFKRYQIQPVWRADRPQKGRYREFYQCDADIVGSESLLQEVDLVQLYLKSFSDLRVPVTIHMNNRKILSGLAEYAGITDKLIDFTVALDKLDKIGKDGVVKELLEREISQESIDKLDFLFSQSDDALENLLQLKEKFAGNEIGLQGVEELEFVLTQSLNLGVDIQNLVFNITLARGLDYYTGAIFEVKADEVAMGSIGGGGRYDNLTEVFGVKNIPGIGISFGLDRIYLVMEELNLFPEEASSKTEYLFANFGGEGTIEALKLIMQLRAKGISAELYPESAKINKQFTYAEKKGIKNLVFLGEEEIKNGTVTFKNLEAGEQKTVSSEEFLG